The Caldisericum exile AZM16c01 region GTGAGAATGGAAGAAAGATTTTGACTTGAGATGAAATTGCCGTTAAAACTACAAAGGTTAGTGTTAACGCAACCTTACCCACGATACCAAGGCTTAAAATTTTCTTTTCAAGCCGTGAAAGAGCGAAAGTCTCCATCTACTACCTCCCATAGATTTTTTAAAAAATACGCATAAATTATACCACAATGGGTATAAATAAGTCAATACATTTTACAAAGAATTTTTAAGATACTTTAAAAGATGGAGTTATACTTACTATTTATTCCTTAATACCCCTCAGCTTCTACGAATTCAAGCCATCCAAATGGGTCTTTTCCTTCATGCACGATTTCTCTAAATTTTTCTATAAGCATTCTTGTAATTTTACCAACACTACCATCTCCTACAGGGATTCTATCGACAGAAACAATTGGTGTTATTTCTGCAGCAGTGCCACAAAAGAACACTTCATCTGCTGCATAAAGCATCTCTCTTGGAAGATTTTGCTCAAATACAGGGATATTTAGAAGACCTGCAATCTTTATAATCGAGTCCCGAGTAATTCCTTTTAATATCGAATTCGTCAATGACGGCGTGTATAGTGCACCATCTTTTACAAGGAAAATATTTTCTCCTGGTCCTTCAGAAATGTATCCATAAACATCAAGCATAACTGCTTCGTCAAAGCCATTTAATTCTGCTTCCATCATCGCAAGTTGTGAGTTTAGATAGTTTCCTGTCGCTTTTGCAACTGCAGGGATTGTATCAGGTGCAAATCTTCTATATGATGAAACGCATACATTTATTCCCTTTTCAACTTTCTCGTTAAATAAATTTGGCATTTCAAATGCGGCAATTGCTGTTTCAATTGGTGCATGTAATGGATTTGGTGAAATTGGCCCGAATCCTCTGTATACCACAGGTCTAATATATGCACTTTTAAGTCCATTTTTTATGAGAAGTTCCTTTGTGATATTTATGTAGTCTTCTATTGTTTCACTTGTCTCCATTCGGTACATTTTCATTGATTCTTTAAGTCTTTTGTAGTGGTCATATGCCCTAAAAATTGCAGTGCCCAATTTTGTTTCATATGCTCTAATTCCTTCAAAAACTCCTGAGCCATATTGTATTACATGTGACAAAATGTGGATCTTTGCTTTGTCCCATTCGACGAAATGCCCATTAAAGTAAATAAATTTTCCTTCAACCATAATTACCTGGTTCTCAAAAGTGTATAACACTTACACTTTTGGTAGGCTTATTTGTAGTCCGCCAATTCAGGTTAGCCATATAGCCTACAGGCGGAATTTGGCTAACCATAGTCCCTGCACCAAGCACAGGAACTAACTTTTCTATTAGTCTGTTGTATGCAAATCTCATACATGATGAGAATTTTCTCATAAGTTTTAAGAGTAATTCTTTATCTGTTTTAGAGAGTTCTAACTCACATTGCAAGGTTATCATGAAAGCTTCCTCTTTTTCTTTCCAAACTTAAAATAGTCCCTCTACTTATTTCATAAATTTCTTTTAAGTTTTGTGTAGTTAATAGCTTCCTATTTTCCATATTTAACAATATACAGTTTTTGTCAACCGTTTTCAACCTCCTATCACGAAAATTTTACTATTATATTCATTTTTCTTGAAATGCAAAATCGTTTATAATGAACTTGAAAGGATATAAAATTCAAAAAATTAAAAAGGAGTGCTTATGTGGAAGTAAATCCTTATGCAGTGTTTGTATTTAAGCGAAAAGTAAAAACAATGAGAGGATTGCTAAAAGGTGAATTAAAGGAGGAAAAAAACTTTTTTAAAACGCTATCCTTAAAGAAAGTTAAAACACTAAACGATCTTGCCAAACAAAATAATTTAATATTGCGCGGATTAAAGGCATTTTCCATTTTAAACGGTAAAGTGCAATATCCTTTCAACATTAACAACAATGAATATATTTTTGAAATTACAGAATATTCATATAAGCCTTATTCTATTATTCTAAGACTTGTATCACAAGACATTATCACGATTTTTAGGGAAATGAATTATGATTTGCCTATTGCAACAGTTTTGCTTAACAACAATTCAAAAATTATTGATGTAAATCCACAATTTGAAAACCTTTTTGGATTCAAAGGAAATGAAATTATAGGAAAGGACCTCAACGAATTAATTGTCCCAAAAAATGAATTAAAAGATGGATATTCACTTGATAATATTGCAAAGGATACGGGTTATGTGAGAGTTGAGCGGAAAAGACTTACTAAAAATGGGAGAGAAATTCCTGTGCTTGTGTCAGGATCACCTTTAAAAATTGGTGAAAAAACCATTGGGATTATAGGGGTTTATGAAGATATAAGAGATATAAAAAAGGTCCAGGAGGCTTTATATTATCAGGCAACGCATGATGTTTTAACAGGATTGCCAAACAGATACCTTCTTGAGGACCGTTTCAATATTGAGAAAGCGCGTGCAGATAGACTTGGCTCAAAGGTAGCATTATTTTTTGTTGACATAAATAGATTTAAGGACATAAACGATACATATGGGCATGATATTGGAGATAGGGTAATAAAATATGTCGCTCACAAACTTTTAAGTAGTGTAAGATCGACCGATTCTGTTGTGCGTTTTGGAGGAGATGAATTTGTAATCGTTTTTGACGAAGTAAAGGAAATTGAAGATATCGTTTCAATTGCAATGAAAGTAGTGGATGCATTTTCTCTTCCTTTTAAATTTGATGAATACACAATTGATGTTGGAATAAATGTAGGTATTGCGATTTATCCTGATGATAGTGCAACGCTTGAGGAACTTTTAAGAAAAGGTGATATTGCAATGTATGAGGCAAAGGTCATGGGTACAAATAATTTCGTATTTTATTCAAAAGAAATCGAAGAAGAGAGATTGAAAACACTGTCTGACCTTAAGGCAAGGGATATCATGTTTAGGCTTGTCTTCGAAAAATCGCCACTTCCTCAGATTATCATTGACGACGAGTTCAGAGTGCTTCGTGTAAATGAAAGTTTTAAAAAGGTATTCAAAATCGATTTGAGGAAAATCTATGGGAAAAAGTTAGTAGAAGTTGAAGGATTTGAAAAACTTTTAGAATTTCTTCAAAAGGATATGACCTCGAAAGAAATAGAAATTAGTAGTGTAAAGTTTTGTAAAGGTATGTATAATTTAAAATATAGCATAAGTTGTTTAAAAAGTCTTGGTAGGACTTATTATTTAATTGTGTTTAAGGAGGTGTGGGAGAGTGGATCAGAATAAATTTACAGAGAAAGTGCAGGAAGCATTACTTGATGCAAAGAATATCGCAGTAAACTACGGAAACGAAGCGGTTGATGTTGAGCATGTCCTTGTTGCGCTTATCAATCAAAAAGATGGTTTTGTTCCAATGATTCTTGAGAATATTGGAGCACCAAAAAATGAAATCCTTAAGGAACTCTATTTCAAAATAGAGCGTTTTCCAAAGGCTCATGTTACGGAAGAATCCCAATTTTACATTACAAATAGACTTAACTCCCTTTTTGTAAGGGCTGAATCTGAAGCAAAGGCTTTGCAAGATGAGTTCATTTCAACAGAACACCTGTTTTTAGCATCTCTAACAGATTATGAGATGGGACAAATTTATGCAAAATATGGTATAAATAGGCAGAGTGTTCTACAAGCAATACAGAACATTAGAGGAGGTAAAAAAGTGGCGGATAGAAATCCTGAAGAGAAAGTTAAAGTGCTTGAAAAATATGGAAGAGATCTTGTAAAACTTGCAAAAGAAGGAAAACTTGATCCAGTTATTGGGCGCGATGAAGAAATAAGGCGCACGATTCAAATTCTTTCAAGGCGCACTAAAAACAACCCTATCCTTATAGGAGAGGCAGGCGTTGGTAAAACTGCAATTGTCGAAGGTATTGCACAGCGTATTGTTTCAGGAGATGTCCCTGAGACTCTTAAAGACAAAACGATTTTCCAACTTGATATGGGCGCTCTCATTGCAGGCACAAAATTTAGAGGAGAATTTGAAGATAGGTTGAAGGCCGTGCTTGATGAACTGAAAAACTCCGAAGGTCAAATAATTCTTTTCATTGATGAAATTCATACGATTGTTGGGGCTGGTGCAACGGGTGAAGGCGGAATGGATGCTTCAAATATGCTAAAGCCTGCCCTCGCAAGGGGAGAGATAAGGACAATTGGTGCAACGACAATTGATGAATACAGAAAATACATTGAAAATGACGCAGCGCTGCAACGAAGATTTCAGCCTGTCCTTGTTAAAGAGCCGTCGGTTGAAGAAACCATTGCAATTTTAAGGGGTCTTAAGGAACGTTATGAGGTGCATCATGGTGTTAGAATTAAGGATTCTGCACTTGTTGCAGCAGCAAAACTTTCGTACCGCTACATTACTGATAGATTCCTTCCTGATAAGGCAATTGACCTTATAGATGAGGCAGCATCGCTTTTAAGGATGCAAATTGACAGTATGCCAGTTGAACTTGATGAACTGACACGAAAGTTAAAACTCCTTGAGATGGAAAAAAGAGCCCTCGAAAAAGAAACAGAGGAAGAATCAAAGGCAAGGCTTCAAGATATTGAAAAGGAGATTGCAAATCTTAAAGAGTCAGTCGATGCACTAACTTTGAAGTGGAAAAAAGAAAAATCAATTATTGAAGAGATAAGAAAAATTAAAGCGCAGATTGAAGAACTTAAAACAAAGGCAAACATCGCACAAAGCCAAGGTGATCTTGATACAGCAGCAAAAATTCTCTACGGCGATATTCCAACTCTTAATAAGCAACTTGAGGGAAAATACGAAGAGTTAAAACAGGTACAGGGAGATAATCCACTTCTTAAAGAGGAAGTTGGTGAAGAAGAAGTTGCACAGGTTGTTTCAAAGTGGACAGGAATCCCTGTTTCAAAAATGCTTAGAACTGAAAAGGAAAAACTCGTCAACCTTGAGGAAACTCTTAAAAAGCGTGTTGTAGGTCAGGACCAGGCAGTTGAAGCAGTCTCCAATGCAATAAGACGTGCAAGGGCAGGGCTTTCAGATCCAAATAGACCTATTGGCTCATTCATCTTCCTTGGGCCAACAGGTGTTGGAAAAACAGAACTTGCGAAGGCTCTTGCAGAAGCACTTTTCGATACAGAAAAAGCATTAATTAGAATTGATATGTCTGAGTATATGGAGAAATTTGCCGTTTCACGATTGATTGGCGCACCTCCAGGATATGTTGGCTATGAAGAAGGAGGGCAACTAACTGAAGCAGTGAGAAGACAACCTTACTCTGTTATTCTTCTCGATGAAATTGAAAAGGCACATCCAGATGTATTTAATATCCTTCTTCAGGTGCTTGATGACGGAAGATTAACAGACTCGAAAGGACGAACCGTTGACTTTAAAAATACAATCATCATCATGACTTCGAATATTGGAAGTAAATATATAACCGAAATTAATGCAATTCCAGGTACGGCAGAATATAGAGAGCAGTATGAAAGGGTTGTTGAAAGAGTTTACGAAGAAATGAGACATATCTTCCGTCCAGAATTTTTAAATAGAATTGACGAAATCGTTGTTTTCAATCCTCTTACTATTAGAGAACTCAAGGCAATCGTTGATTTACTCCTCTCAAAAACCAATGAAAAACTCAAAGAAAAGGGTATCATAGTTGAGTTTGAAGAGGACGTCAAGACATTTATCATAAACAAGGGATACGATCCTGTTTATGGTGCAAGACCTTTAAGGCGTGCAATACAGAAATATGTCGAGAACCCACTTGCAGAATTTATCCTACGTGAAGATATTGAAAAAGGCGAAATTGTTGCCTTTATGGAAAAAGGAGAGGTTAAGTTTAAACTTAAGTGAGCGAATTTACGGAAAAATTAAGGGAGGCTTTGCTAAGTGCCTCCCTTCCATTTGATGAATCAGTATTGACCTATTTTGAGGTTTACAAGAATCTTCTTTTGGATTGGAATACACACATGAACCTTACAGCAGTCCGAGACGAAGAAGGGATTATTTATAAACATTTCGTTGATTCGCTTATGATTTTGAAGGTTGTGGATAACTTTTCAAGTTTGCTTGATGTGGGGAGTGGTGCAGGATTTCCAGGTGTGCCTGTAAAAATAGTTAAGCGTGATGTTTCATTGTCTCTCATTGAGTCTCAGAAGAAAAAGGCAACATTTCTTGAAATTCTTCTTGAGCGTCTTACATTTACTGATGCGAAGGTGTATAACACACGAGCAGAGGAACTTGGGAAAGAACATTTGAGAGAAAGTTTCGATGTTGTGTGTGAGCGTGAATTTGGAAAAATTCCGATAAATCTTGAGATTGGCCTTCCGTTTGTGAAGTTGGGGGGACGTCTTTTACTTTATAAAGGCGCAAAGGACATTGAAAAGATGGATATTTTTAAGATTTTTATTGAAGAATTAGGCGGCTCAATAGAGAAAATAATTCCATATAAACTAAACGACCCAATTGAGCGATATATTGTCTCAATCAAAAAAGAATGGTACACGCCAAAACGCTATCCGAGAAGTTATAGTTCAATGTTAAGAGATCTCAAAAAATGGGGAGAGTTTGCATAAATAAGGCCTTAAAGCGATTTTTCATTTTCGCCTTAGTCATTCTTATGGGTTTTTCATTCCAATTAAATGCATTTTCAAAAGTTGGTTCGTATAAAAATGTTTTATGTGATTCGTCAAATCTTGAAAATTTCATTATCTTAACTAAAAAAGATTTCATAGATGCTTTGAAACCGATTGAAGAATTTTTTCCACAATATAACTACTTTTATATTCCAGTCGAAAGCATTGGCCTACAAGACCCTATGAGCGTAAGGAAATACATTTTTGAACATTTTAATTCAGGATACTTGCTTATTGCTTTAAACGAGCATGTTTTGGAGCAAGGAACCTTGACGATAGATCAATCGGGTTCATTTTCTCCAAAGACAGTGAAATCGGATATGTTTTATGGGCTTGAGGATATCGATTTTGATAACGATGGAAATTATGGAGAATTTTATGATGATATTTTAAAAAGTGGTTTAAAGTTTAGATTTATTGTTGCGAGGCTTCCTTTTGATAGCATAAAGGACTTTCAAAAATATTTTGAAAGTTTGAAGGCATTTCGGGATAAATTGCCTTTGGTTTTACTTGCAGCATCGTTTATCGCGTTCCCAAATGAAACGTATGATGGTGGAAAAATTCTTACAGGCGATGGTGCACGCCTTACGGAATTATTAAAGGAGAGGTTTTTTAATGACGCTATAACACTTTACGAAAAAGGCGGGGATTTTCCATCAATTTACGATTGCACCATGCCTTTGAACAGGGAAAATTTCATAAGCGCTTCAAAGAACGCAACACTAATTTTGTGGGATGCACACGGCTCTCAAACAGGAGCATACAGTGAAACGTGGACTGATAAAAACGGCAATGGAATTCCTGAAAATGGCGAATTTACTTTTATGCCTTTTATTTCTTCTTCAGATACATTTTCAACAAATGCGATAGTATTCTCAGGAAGTTGCCTGAATCTTCAAGGGTATAATAACCTTGGGAATGCATTTCTTAAAAATGGATCTGTTGCGTTTGTTGGCTCAAGAGAAGTATCGTATGCCCCGTCGTATTTTCATGAGCCTTCGGATGGTGGTTCTTCGAGCATTATGTATTATTTTGCTGAAAATCTTTACAAGGGGAAAACCATAGGCAAGGCCCTTTATGATTCTTTTAAGTATTTTTACGATAACCTCCTATATTCCGATTTAGAGGATCCTGTTGAAAGTGGTCTTCTTAACATTTATGACTTTAATATCTATGGCCTTCCTTCGATAACTTTAAATTATGTAAAAAGTGAGAGAAAAAGTATCGGAGGCCTCAACCAAAAGGATTTATCTTTTGAGTTCAATTACGATGATAACAAAAAGGAATTTATAATCAAGGTTTTAAGCGATACGCCTTATTTTGTAATTCTACCTAAAGGGCTTTTTGTAAAAAGAGTTTATTATGAAAACTCTAAAAATGCTCCTATCTTTGACTGGTATTTTAACATCGTGAGAGCAAATTTTCATTCTCCACTTGTAATAATTGGGGTTGTGAGGGGAGAGGTTCAAGGGAATGTTATTGTTAAAGGTGACGATTTTGAAAATCATTATCCCGTTTCGTTTTCTGGTTTTGACATAAAAGACTTCAATTTTGACTTCATTGTTGATGAAACGGATTTTGAGATGCTTAAACAATCATTTGGTAAAACTTATATGAACGATGGTTTTTTATCTCAATGTGATCTTGACTCAAACCTAAAAATAGACGGCACTGATGCCCTTATGTTCTTTCACAAATAAATTGGGGAATAAGAATCTCTTAAACTGTTTGTATGGGAAGGGTTGAATCTCCCTTTTCTTACCTTTTATTTTGCTGTGATATTTTCCCTCTAAACCCCTAAAAGGTAAAGATAATTTTTATGGTGGAGTATTGAGAGGGGATTTCGTCCCCTCAGATTTAAAGGCGGAGACTCCTCGTCATTTCATTCCTCGGAGTGACAATTAAAGGTCATTCC contains the following coding sequences:
- the clpB gene encoding ATP-dependent chaperone ClpB, translating into MDQNKFTEKVQEALLDAKNIAVNYGNEAVDVEHVLVALINQKDGFVPMILENIGAPKNEILKELYFKIERFPKAHVTEESQFYITNRLNSLFVRAESEAKALQDEFISTEHLFLASLTDYEMGQIYAKYGINRQSVLQAIQNIRGGKKVADRNPEEKVKVLEKYGRDLVKLAKEGKLDPVIGRDEEIRRTIQILSRRTKNNPILIGEAGVGKTAIVEGIAQRIVSGDVPETLKDKTIFQLDMGALIAGTKFRGEFEDRLKAVLDELKNSEGQIILFIDEIHTIVGAGATGEGGMDASNMLKPALARGEIRTIGATTIDEYRKYIENDAALQRRFQPVLVKEPSVEETIAILRGLKERYEVHHGVRIKDSALVAAAKLSYRYITDRFLPDKAIDLIDEAASLLRMQIDSMPVELDELTRKLKLLEMEKRALEKETEEESKARLQDIEKEIANLKESVDALTLKWKKEKSIIEEIRKIKAQIEELKTKANIAQSQGDLDTAAKILYGDIPTLNKQLEGKYEELKQVQGDNPLLKEEVGEEEVAQVVSKWTGIPVSKMLRTEKEKLVNLEETLKKRVVGQDQAVEAVSNAIRRARAGLSDPNRPIGSFIFLGPTGVGKTELAKALAEALFDTEKALIRIDMSEYMEKFAVSRLIGAPPGYVGYEEGGQLTEAVRRQPYSVILLDEIEKAHPDVFNILLQVLDDGRLTDSKGRTVDFKNTIIIMTSNIGSKYITEINAIPGTAEYREQYERVVERVYEEMRHIFRPEFLNRIDEIVVFNPLTIRELKAIVDLLLSKTNEKLKEKGIIVEFEEDVKTFIINKGYDPVYGARPLRRAIQKYVENPLAEFILREDIEKGEIVAFMEKGEVKFKLK
- the rsmG gene encoding 16S rRNA (guanine(527)-N(7))-methyltransferase RsmG; this encodes MLSASLPFDESVLTYFEVYKNLLLDWNTHMNLTAVRDEEGIIYKHFVDSLMILKVVDNFSSLLDVGSGAGFPGVPVKIVKRDVSLSLIESQKKKATFLEILLERLTFTDAKVYNTRAEELGKEHLRESFDVVCEREFGKIPINLEIGLPFVKLGGRLLLYKGAKDIEKMDIFKIFIEELGGSIEKIIPYKLNDPIERYIVSIKKEWYTPKRYPRSYSSMLRDLKKWGEFA
- a CDS encoding diguanylate cyclase domain-containing protein; protein product: MEVNPYAVFVFKRKVKTMRGLLKGELKEEKNFFKTLSLKKVKTLNDLAKQNNLILRGLKAFSILNGKVQYPFNINNNEYIFEITEYSYKPYSIILRLVSQDIITIFREMNYDLPIATVLLNNNSKIIDVNPQFENLFGFKGNEIIGKDLNELIVPKNELKDGYSLDNIAKDTGYVRVERKRLTKNGREIPVLVSGSPLKIGEKTIGIIGVYEDIRDIKKVQEALYYQATHDVLTGLPNRYLLEDRFNIEKARADRLGSKVALFFVDINRFKDINDTYGHDIGDRVIKYVAHKLLSSVRSTDSVVRFGGDEFVIVFDEVKEIEDIVSIAMKVVDAFSLPFKFDEYTIDVGINVGIAIYPDDSATLEELLRKGDIAMYEAKVMGTNNFVFYSKEIEEERLKTLSDLKARDIMFRLVFEKSPLPQIIIDDEFRVLRVNESFKKVFKIDLRKIYGKKLVEVEGFEKLLEFLQKDMTSKEIEISSVKFCKGMYNLKYSISCLKSLGRTYYLIVFKEVWESGSE
- a CDS encoding branched-chain amino acid transaminase, which encodes MVEGKFIYFNGHFVEWDKAKIHILSHVIQYGSGVFEGIRAYETKLGTAIFRAYDHYKRLKESMKMYRMETSETIEDYINITKELLIKNGLKSAYIRPVVYRGFGPISPNPLHAPIETAIAAFEMPNLFNEKVEKGINVCVSSYRRFAPDTIPAVAKATGNYLNSQLAMMEAELNGFDEAVMLDVYGYISEGPGENIFLVKDGALYTPSLTNSILKGITRDSIIKIAGLLNIPVFEQNLPREMLYAADEVFFCGTAAEITPIVSVDRIPVGDGSVGKITRMLIEKFREIVHEGKDPFGWLEFVEAEGY